In one Sulfitobacter sp. LCG007 genomic region, the following are encoded:
- a CDS encoding ABC transporter ATP-binding protein codes for MTQDDRTGRAETAAPAIELKGISKAFGPVQANRDISIRVMPGTIHGIIGENGAGKSTLMSILYGFYKADRGEIWIGGRKTDIPDSQAAIAAGIGMVFQHFKLVENFTVLENIILGAEDGGLLRPSLAKARKSLLELEHEYGLNVDPDAVIEDLGVGMQQRVEILKALYRQADILILDEPTGVLTPSEADQLFRILHRLREEGKTIILITHKLREIMEATDTVSVMRRGEMTATVKTSETSPAELAELMVGRKVLLRVDKKPAMPGKVVLDVQDLHVRDEDGVERLKGIDLQVRAGEIVGIAGVAGNGQSELLEVLGGYMAATGRVTMNGEPVALSGAGSDGQSRRRVGIAHVPEDRQREGLIMEFSAWENTVFGYHLDPAYQSGMLMDNAAIRQDTEEKMRRFDVRPPNPALAAKNFSGGNQQKIVLAREIERNPDLLLIGQPTRGVDIGAIEFIHQQIVALRDEGKAILLVSVELDEILSLSDRVAVMFDGRMMGERMPAQTDEKELGLLMAGVEA; via the coding sequence ATGACGCAGGACGACAGGACGGGGCGGGCGGAGACGGCCGCCCCGGCTATTGAACTGAAAGGCATTTCAAAGGCCTTCGGCCCGGTCCAGGCAAACAGGGACATTTCCATCCGTGTCATGCCGGGGACGATCCACGGCATCATCGGAGAAAACGGCGCGGGCAAGTCCACGCTGATGTCGATCCTCTACGGCTTCTACAAGGCAGACCGGGGAGAGATCTGGATCGGCGGCAGGAAGACCGACATTCCCGACAGCCAGGCGGCCATCGCGGCGGGCATCGGCATGGTGTTCCAGCATTTCAAGCTGGTCGAGAACTTCACCGTGCTTGAAAACATCATCCTCGGAGCCGAGGATGGCGGGTTGCTGCGCCCCTCGCTCGCCAAGGCGCGCAAGTCGCTGCTCGAGCTTGAACATGAATACGGGCTGAACGTGGATCCCGATGCGGTGATCGAGGACCTTGGCGTCGGGATGCAACAGCGTGTCGAGATCCTCAAGGCGCTTTACCGGCAGGCCGATATCCTGATCCTGGACGAACCCACCGGCGTGCTGACGCCGTCGGAGGCGGACCAGCTCTTCCGCATCCTCCACCGCCTGCGCGAGGAGGGAAAGACGATCATCCTGATCACCCACAAGCTGCGCGAGATCATGGAAGCGACCGACACGGTCAGCGTCATGCGGCGCGGCGAGATGACCGCGACCGTGAAAACCTCCGAGACCTCGCCGGCGGAACTGGCCGAGCTGATGGTCGGGCGCAAGGTGCTGCTGCGCGTGGACAAGAAGCCCGCAATGCCGGGCAAGGTCGTCCTCGACGTGCAGGACCTGCATGTCAGGGACGAAGACGGTGTCGAGCGGCTGAAGGGGATCGACCTGCAGGTTCGCGCGGGCGAAATAGTGGGCATCGCCGGGGTGGCGGGCAACGGGCAGTCCGAACTGCTCGAGGTGCTGGGCGGATACATGGCCGCGACGGGGCGCGTCACGATGAACGGCGAACCGGTCGCGCTGTCCGGCGCTGGTTCGGACGGCCAGTCCCGGCGCCGCGTCGGCATCGCGCATGTGCCCGAGGATCGCCAGCGCGAGGGCCTGATCATGGAGTTCTCCGCCTGGGAGAACACCGTTTTCGGCTATCATCTGGACCCGGCATATCAGTCGGGGATGCTGATGGACAACGCGGCCATCCGGCAGGACACCGAGGAGAAGATGCGTCGTTTCGACGTCCGCCCGCCGAATCCGGCGCTTGCGGCCAAGAACTTTTCGGGGGGCAACCAGCAGAAGATCGTGCTGGCCCGCGAGATCGAGCGCAATCCCGACCTGCTGCTGATCGGCCAGCCGACACGTGGTGTGGACATCGGCGCGATCGAATTCATCCATCAGCAGATCGTCGCGCTGCGCGACGAGGGCAAGGCGATCCTGCTTGTCTCCGTCGAGCTTGACGAAATCCTGAGCCTGTCGGACAGGGTCGCGGTGATGTTCGACGGACGGATGATGGGCGAGCGCATGCCGGCGCAAACCGACGAGAAGGAACTCGGCCTGCTCATGGCCGGGGTGGAGGCCTGA
- a CDS encoding ABC transporter permease, with the protein MEVMPKWAEVILVPLISLVLAAILSALVILAIGEDPVAAVELMVTGALGSSYGWGYTLYYATNFMFTGLAVAVAFHARMFNIGGEGQAMLGGLGVALACLYIPWPHWSLALVGASVMAAIFGAAWAAIPAYLQAKRGSHIVITTIMFNFIAAAFLNYLLVNMLRPAGSMDPATARFPDATKLPTLQDITAFFGAEMFKGAPANVSLFVAIAACVFLWVLIWRTRLGYAIRAYGHSESAALYAGISPVRIIMIAMLISGGLAGLMAINNVMGEAERLVLNATEGAGFIGIAVALMGRSHPLGVFLAAILFGFLYQGGAELALWTTIPRELIVVIQALVILFTGALDNMVRMPLENIFLRARRAPKPAPQGGAR; encoded by the coding sequence ATGGAAGTGATGCCGAAATGGGCCGAGGTGATCCTCGTCCCGCTCATCTCGCTTGTCCTCGCCGCGATCCTCTCGGCGCTTGTCATCCTTGCCATCGGCGAGGACCCGGTGGCGGCCGTCGAGCTGATGGTGACGGGCGCGCTGGGGTCGAGCTATGGCTGGGGCTACACGCTCTATTACGCCACCAACTTCATGTTCACCGGCCTCGCCGTCGCCGTCGCCTTCCACGCCCGCATGTTCAACATCGGCGGCGAGGGACAGGCGATGCTGGGCGGGCTCGGTGTCGCGCTGGCCTGTCTCTACATCCCCTGGCCGCACTGGAGCCTCGCGCTGGTCGGTGCGAGCGTCATGGCGGCGATCTTCGGTGCCGCTTGGGCCGCGATCCCGGCTTACCTGCAGGCGAAGCGGGGCAGCCATATCGTCATCACGACCATCATGTTCAACTTCATCGCGGCGGCCTTCCTGAACTACCTGCTCGTCAACATGCTCCGCCCCGCGGGCAGCATGGACCCGGCCACCGCACGCTTCCCCGATGCCACGAAACTGCCGACGCTTCAGGACATCACTGCCTTCTTCGGTGCGGAGATGTTCAAGGGCGCACCCGCCAATGTGTCGCTCTTCGTCGCCATCGCCGCCTGCGTCTTTCTCTGGGTGCTCATCTGGCGCACAAGGCTCGGCTACGCGATCCGCGCCTATGGCCATTCCGAAAGCGCCGCGCTCTACGCCGGCATATCGCCGGTGCGCATCATCATGATCGCCATGCTGATCTCTGGCGGTCTGGCCGGGCTGATGGCCATCAACAACGTCATGGGCGAGGCCGAACGGCTTGTGCTGAACGCGACCGAGGGTGCGGGCTTCATCGGGATCGCCGTGGCGCTCATGGGGCGCAGCCATCCTCTGGGCGTCTTTCTCGCCGCGATCCTCTTCGGGTTCCTCTACCAGGGCGGCGCCGAGCTTGCGCTCTGGACGACGATCCCGCGCGAGCTGATCGTGGTCATCCAGGCGCTGGTGATCCTCTTCACCGGCGCGCTCGACAACATGGTGCGCATGCCGCTCGAGAATATCTTCCTGAGGGCGAGACGCGCGCCGAAGCCCGCCCCGCAAGGCGGCGCGCGCTGA
- a CDS encoding ABC transporter permease, which produces MNLLSLIDLSVLDSTIRLATPLLLACLAGLFSERAGIFDIGLEGKMLAAAFFSAAIASVTGSVWLGLLAGIAASLLLSGLHGVASITFRGNQLISGVAINFLAAGLTVLVAQDWFRQGGRTPSLFGQGRFEGITLPFAEAMRDVPVIGPVYHELISGHSALVYVALLCVPLTWWILYRTRFGLRLRAVGENPAAVDTAGVSVVGMRYAAVAICGLLCGIAGAYLATGLQAGFVKDMTAGRGYIALAALIFAKWRPWYALWATLLFGYLQAIALRPDIIEGALGFKVQVQLLDALPYILTVIILAGFVGKAIPPRAGGEPYVKER; this is translated from the coding sequence ATGAACCTGCTTTCCCTCATCGACCTTTCCGTCCTCGACAGCACCATACGTCTTGCCACGCCGCTGCTGCTTGCCTGTCTCGCCGGGCTGTTCAGCGAACGGGCGGGCATCTTCGACATCGGGCTGGAAGGGAAGATGCTGGCCGCCGCATTCTTCTCGGCCGCGATCGCTTCTGTCACTGGATCCGTCTGGCTTGGCCTGCTGGCCGGTATTGCCGCCTCGCTTCTGCTGTCGGGCCTGCATGGAGTCGCCTCGATCACGTTCCGGGGCAACCAGCTGATATCGGGGGTCGCCATCAATTTCCTGGCGGCGGGACTGACCGTGCTCGTGGCACAGGACTGGTTCCGGCAGGGCGGGCGGACCCCGTCCCTGTTCGGGCAGGGACGCTTCGAGGGCATCACCCTGCCCTTCGCCGAGGCGATGCGCGATGTCCCCGTCATCGGTCCGGTCTATCACGAACTGATTTCCGGCCATTCCGCCCTCGTCTATGTCGCGCTTCTGTGCGTGCCCTTGACGTGGTGGATCCTGTACAGGACGCGCTTTGGCCTGCGCCTGCGCGCGGTCGGCGAGAATCCCGCCGCGGTGGATACCGCGGGTGTTTCCGTGGTCGGCATGCGCTATGCAGCGGTCGCGATCTGTGGGCTTCTCTGCGGCATCGCGGGTGCATATCTCGCCACCGGCCTGCAGGCGGGGTTCGTGAAGGACATGACCGCCGGACGCGGATACATCGCCCTGGCCGCGCTGATCTTCGCCAAGTGGCGGCCATGGTATGCGCTATGGGCGACGCTGCTTTTCGGCTACCTGCAGGCCATCGCCCTGCGCCCCGACATCATCGAGGGCGCCCTCGGCTTCAAGGTGCAGGTGCAACTGCTCGACGCCCTGCCCTACATCCTGACGGTGATCATCCTCGCGGGCTTCGTCGGCAAGGCGATCCCCCCGCGCGCGGGCGGCGAGCCCTACGTCAAGGAACGCTAG
- a CDS encoding sulfite exporter TauE/SafE family protein: MQVYLPIAEVSVNAFLILGLGGLVGVLSGMFGVGGGFLITPLLFFAGIPPAVAVATSTNQIVASSFSALLAHLKRKTVDIPMGTVLLIGGLIGSGLGVIVFNHLKSLGQVDLLVKLCYVVFLGIIGGMMFIEALNAIRKTRSGRKPERKKHHWIHGLPFKMRFRVSGLYISVIPPLLVGMLVGVLAAIMGVGGGFIMVPAMIYLLGMPTKVVVGTSLFQIIFVTAFTTMLHATTNYTVDIVLALLLLIGGVIGAQIGTGIGLRMKAEQLRILLASMVLLVCINLALDLLLEPSELYSLSVDTR; encoded by the coding sequence ATGCAGGTCTACCTCCCGATCGCAGAAGTCTCGGTAAACGCATTTCTGATCCTCGGATTGGGTGGTCTGGTCGGCGTGCTGTCGGGCATGTTCGGCGTTGGCGGCGGCTTTCTGATCACCCCGCTGCTGTTCTTCGCGGGGATCCCGCCCGCAGTCGCCGTGGCCACGTCGACGAACCAGATCGTCGCCTCGTCCTTCTCGGCGCTTCTGGCCCATCTCAAGCGCAAGACCGTCGACATCCCCATGGGTACGGTGCTGCTGATCGGCGGGCTGATCGGCTCGGGACTTGGTGTGATCGTCTTCAATCACCTGAAGTCGCTGGGTCAGGTCGATCTGCTGGTCAAGCTCTGCTACGTCGTCTTTCTGGGCATCATCGGGGGCATGATGTTCATCGAGGCGCTGAACGCGATCCGGAAAACCCGGAGCGGCAGGAAACCCGAGCGCAAGAAACATCACTGGATCCATGGGCTGCCCTTCAAGATGCGCTTCCGCGTCTCCGGTCTTTACATCTCGGTCATCCCGCCCCTCCTGGTGGGGATGCTGGTCGGTGTTCTCGCCGCGATCATGGGCGTGGGCGGCGGATTCATCATGGTCCCCGCCATGATCTATCTGCTGGGGATGCCCACCAAGGTCGTCGTGGGGACGTCGCTTTTCCAGATCATCTTCGTGACCGCCTTCACGACGATGCTGCACGCGACCACGAATTATACCGTCGACATCGTGTTGGCGCTTCTCCTGCTGATCGGCGGCGTCATCGGCGCGCAGATCGGGACCGGGATCGGGCTCAGGATGAAGGCCGAGCAACTGCGCATCCTGCTGGCAAGCATGGTGCTGCTGGTCTGCATCAACCTTGCTCTCGACCTACTGCTGGAGCCCTCCGAGCTCTACTCGCTGAGCGTGGACACCCGCTGA
- a CDS encoding TIGR02186 family protein, with product MLRSCLLLLLLLACPSAAQEHSYGEEVVLGLSRDTVSITTSFDGSEILIFGAVKRETPIPDGPELEVVVTVAGPSLPVKVRRKDRRFGIWINTDVVEVDRAPSFYAVATSGPLREVLSNVEDLRYKITIDRAIRSVGAPFHIQDAPAFTDALIRIREGEQVYQHAEGTVSVDEQTLFRTSIQMPSDLTEGDYLTRIFLTRGGAVVSSYETSIFVQKVGLERWLFELSRNQPAVYGALSLVMAIGAGWAASAAFRFLRS from the coding sequence ATGCTTCGCAGCTGCCTCTTGCTTCTGCTCCTGCTGGCATGTCCCTCTGCGGCGCAGGAGCACAGTTACGGCGAGGAGGTGGTGCTTGGACTCAGCCGAGACACGGTATCGATCACGACAAGCTTCGACGGATCCGAGATCCTGATCTTCGGCGCGGTCAAGCGCGAGACACCGATTCCCGATGGTCCGGAACTTGAGGTTGTCGTCACGGTGGCGGGACCCTCGCTGCCGGTGAAGGTCCGTCGAAAGGACCGTCGCTTCGGCATATGGATCAACACGGATGTGGTCGAGGTCGACCGCGCCCCGAGCTTCTACGCGGTGGCCACCAGCGGGCCGCTGCGGGAGGTGCTGAGCAATGTGGAGGATCTGCGCTACAAGATCACCATCGACAGGGCGATAAGGTCGGTCGGGGCGCCCTTCCACATACAGGACGCGCCCGCCTTCACCGACGCGCTGATCCGCATCCGCGAGGGCGAACAGGTCTATCAGCATGCCGAGGGGACGGTCTCGGTCGACGAGCAGACGCTGTTCCGCACATCCATCCAGATGCCCTCCGACCTGACCGAGGGCGACTATCTCACCCGCATCTTCCTGACCCGCGGCGGCGCGGTCGTCTCGAGCTACGAGACGTCGATCTTCGTCCAGAAGGTCGGGCTGGAACGCTGGCTGTTCGAGCTTTCGCGCAACCAGCCCGCCGTCTATGGCGCGCTGTCGCTTGTTATGGCGATCGGTGCGGGCTGGGCCGCCTCGGCCGCCTTCCGTTTCCTGCGCTCCTGA
- a CDS encoding SDR family oxidoreductase, which produces MKTIIITGASSGIGRATATRFLDEGWRVGLIARRRELLEELAQGRDNAVVLPADVTDAEGMADAFETFGQLDVLFNNAGLFGTAGPIDEIALEDWHKVLSVNVGGMFIAARLAFRQMRHQDPQGGRIINNGSLSAHVPRPGSVCYTTTKHAVTGLTRTLSLDGRPYHIACGQIDIGNAETDLVATLKAKTPDMPTMDVAHAAASVLHMAQLPLEANVQFMTVMATTMPYIGRG; this is translated from the coding sequence GTGAAGACGATCATCATAACCGGCGCAAGCTCGGGCATCGGACGGGCGACCGCCACGCGGTTTCTGGACGAGGGATGGCGCGTCGGCCTGATCGCCCGGCGGCGTGAACTGCTCGAGGAGCTGGCGCAGGGGCGCGACAATGCGGTGGTCCTGCCCGCCGACGTGACCGACGCCGAAGGAATGGCGGATGCTTTCGAGACCTTCGGCCAGCTCGACGTGCTCTTCAACAACGCGGGTCTCTTCGGCACGGCCGGTCCGATCGACGAGATTGCGCTTGAGGATTGGCACAAGGTGCTTTCGGTCAATGTCGGCGGCATGTTCATTGCCGCCCGGCTTGCCTTCCGGCAGATGCGCCATCAGGATCCGCAGGGGGGACGCATCATCAACAACGGGTCCTTGTCGGCCCATGTGCCGCGCCCCGGCTCGGTCTGCTACACCACGACCAAACATGCGGTCACGGGGCTTACGCGGACGCTGTCGCTGGATGGGCGTCCTTACCACATCGCCTGCGGGCAGATCGACATCGGCAACGCTGAGACCGATCTGGTGGCCACGCTGAAGGCGAAGACTCCCGACATGCCGACGATGGACGTTGCCCATGCGGCTGCGTCGGTGCTGCACATGGCGCAGCTGCCGCTCGAGGCGAACGTCCAGTTCATGACCGTCATGGCGACGACGATGCCCTATATCGGGCGGGGCTGA
- a CDS encoding ATP-dependent RecD-like DNA helicase: MAVPALQFSEDQATAYDAVAEMLRGAGIDLEDQLLTPPGDDKSAVMAVTGKAGSGKTLLLAQLTEALRGAGVEIVSGDYESRKRRDRRSLAILAPTNKAASVLRLRGVPATTIHRILYTPVYDPEYERIAEWLAGNGERPQVEGLTDAALDRAAAFYATNASIPGALAAAGLRGSDFITGWKRREEPLDIGFVDEASMLDDRQFEDLKEIFPTLLLFGDPAQLPPVNQSGNMVFEKLPAPRVLHLNRIFRQEADNPILGLAHALADPAVGFEQFERMVEDAAARDERVVWGQRVEVDLMARSPVLVWRNATRIRLINAFREVYGAPATELLEGEPLICDGIELPLKHRKKRLDLEARGLIKGAQVVYLGPGKRPGFSRLHVIGAEDPRLSAASIVKIEKPDEEEPFIPFAANMGAVFLHGAAVTIHKAQGSQWETVQVFAPDLWAAARMGRVEAGQPLWKRLAYVAITRAQERLIWVVRNRLSKPTQALGTDDLKALPAAPLTLDAHQAEDIA; the protein is encoded by the coding sequence ATGGCCGTTCCCGCGCTTCAGTTCTCCGAAGATCAGGCCACGGCCTACGACGCCGTGGCCGAGATGCTGCGCGGTGCCGGCATCGACCTCGAAGACCAGCTTCTGACGCCGCCCGGCGACGACAAGAGCGCCGTCATGGCGGTCACGGGAAAGGCCGGATCCGGCAAGACGCTGCTTCTTGCGCAGCTGACCGAGGCGCTGCGGGGGGCCGGGGTCGAAATCGTCTCGGGCGACTATGAAAGCCGCAAGCGCCGGGATCGGCGCAGCCTTGCGATCCTCGCGCCGACCAACAAGGCCGCCTCGGTCCTGCGGCTGCGCGGCGTGCCCGCGACCACGATCCACCGGATACTCTACACGCCCGTCTACGACCCGGAATACGAGCGCATCGCGGAATGGCTTGCCGGAAACGGCGAACGGCCGCAGGTCGAGGGGCTGACCGATGCCGCGCTCGACCGGGCGGCTGCCTTCTACGCGACGAATGCCTCGATCCCCGGCGCGCTGGCCGCGGCGGGGCTGCGCGGGTCCGATTTCATCACGGGCTGGAAGCGCCGGGAAGAACCGCTCGACATCGGGTTCGTCGACGAAGCCTCGATGCTCGACGACCGGCAGTTCGAGGATCTCAAGGAAATCTTTCCGACCCTCCTGCTTTTCGGCGATCCGGCGCAGCTTCCGCCGGTGAACCAGTCCGGCAACATGGTCTTCGAAAAGCTGCCCGCGCCGCGCGTCCTGCACCTGAACCGGATCTTCCGGCAAGAGGCGGACAACCCGATCCTCGGCCTCGCGCATGCGCTGGCCGATCCCGCAGTCGGTTTCGAGCAGTTCGAACGCATGGTCGAGGATGCCGCCGCCCGCGACGAACGGGTGGTCTGGGGCCAGCGGGTAGAAGTCGACCTGATGGCGCGCAGCCCGGTGCTGGTCTGGCGCAACGCGACGCGCATCCGGCTGATCAATGCCTTCCGCGAAGTCTACGGTGCCCCCGCGACGGAATTGCTCGAGGGCGAGCCGCTGATCTGCGACGGAATCGAGCTGCCATTGAAGCATCGCAAGAAACGGCTCGACCTCGAGGCGCGCGGGCTGATCAAGGGGGCGCAGGTGGTCTATCTGGGGCCCGGAAAGCGGCCGGGATTTTCGCGCCTGCACGTGATCGGGGCCGAAGACCCGCGGCTTTCGGCAGCGTCCATCGTCAAGATCGAGAAGCCCGACGAGGAAGAGCCCTTTATTCCCTTCGCCGCCAACATGGGCGCCGTCTTTCTGCACGGCGCCGCTGTCACGATCCACAAGGCACAGGGATCGCAATGGGAAACGGTGCAGGTCTTTGCGCCGGATCTCTGGGCGGCGGCCCGGATGGGACGGGTCGAGGCGGGGCAGCCGCTCTGGAAGCGGCTTGCCTATGTGGCAATCACCCGTGCGCAGGAGCGGCTCATCTGGGTGGTGCGCAACCGGTTGTCGAAGCCGACGCAGGCGCTCGGCACCGACGATCTCAAGGCGCTGCCGGCAGCGCCCCTGACACTGGATGCGCATCAGGCGGAGGACATTGCGTGA
- a CDS encoding acyl-homoserine-lactone synthase — MLRYIYADQLSRHPKLARTMFRDRADQFRARLGWDVTVTEAGEERDEYDDLNPLYVIWEMPDGSHGGSMRFLPTTERTMINDHFRHLIGGGTLVSPLIWECTRFCLNRRAPGRIAAALMLGGGEIMQNFGVAHFVGVFDSRMERIYRRIGSCPEVLGSQGEGRDRISVGLWEFSPEARAQVSMRAGVSAELSALWFDRAFGRSPSTAAREVCLAG, encoded by the coding sequence ATGCTCCGCTACATCTACGCCGACCAGCTTTCCCGTCACCCCAAACTTGCGCGGACGATGTTCCGCGACCGTGCGGACCAGTTCCGTGCCCGCCTCGGCTGGGATGTCACCGTGACGGAAGCCGGCGAGGAGCGCGACGAATATGACGATCTCAATCCGCTCTATGTGATCTGGGAGATGCCGGACGGCAGCCATGGCGGCTCGATGCGGTTCCTCCCGACGACCGAGCGGACGATGATCAACGACCACTTCCGCCACCTCATCGGTGGGGGGACGCTGGTGTCGCCGCTGATCTGGGAATGCACCCGCTTCTGCCTCAACCGACGGGCGCCCGGCCGCATCGCGGCGGCGCTGATGCTTGGCGGCGGCGAGATCATGCAGAACTTCGGCGTCGCCCATTTCGTCGGCGTCTTCGACAGCCGGATGGAACGGATCTACCGCCGCATCGGATCCTGTCCCGAGGTCCTGGGCAGTCAGGGCGAGGGGCGCGACCGGATCTCCGTGGGTCTGTGGGAATTCTCTCCCGAGGCGCGCGCCCAGGTCAGCATGCGCGCAGGTGTCTCTGCCGAGCTGTCGGCGCTCTGGTTCGACCGCGCCTTCGGCCGCAGCCCTTCGACGGCCGCGCGCGAGGTGTGCCTCGCAGGCTGA
- a CDS encoding autoinducer binding domain-containing protein, with translation MQTAIEALRVHFAVDYMVYHWVDSAGDQRGCGNYPLDWAERYIEMNYQRIDPVVVGCFQRFHPVDWKRLDWSSKAAKAFQAEALAYGLGTQGFSIPIRGPNGQFALFTLNHTCDDATWAEFTEKNRRELILIAHFFNEKALEFEPDRVKADSQTLSPREIDAMTLLAIGYSRAQVADTLSISEHTLRVYIESARFKLGALNTTHAVARALSRGLIVV, from the coding sequence ATGCAGACGGCGATCGAAGCGCTGCGGGTGCACTTCGCTGTCGATTACATGGTCTATCACTGGGTCGATTCGGCAGGGGACCAGCGGGGTTGCGGGAACTATCCTCTGGACTGGGCCGAACGCTACATCGAGATGAACTACCAGCGCATCGATCCGGTCGTGGTCGGCTGCTTCCAGCGCTTCCACCCGGTCGACTGGAAACGGCTCGACTGGTCCAGCAAGGCGGCCAAGGCATTTCAGGCAGAGGCGCTGGCCTACGGATTGGGAACACAGGGGTTTTCGATCCCGATCCGGGGGCCGAACGGCCAGTTCGCGCTCTTCACGCTGAACCATACATGCGATGACGCGACTTGGGCCGAATTCACCGAGAAGAACCGCCGCGAACTGATCCTGATCGCGCATTTCTTCAACGAGAAGGCGCTCGAATTCGAGCCCGATCGGGTGAAGGCTGATTCTCAGACGCTTTCGCCGCGCGAGATCGACGCGATGACGCTTCTGGCCATCGGCTACAGCCGGGCGCAGGTGGCCGATACGCTGTCCATCTCGGAGCATACGCTCCGGGTGTATATAGAAAGCGCCCGTTTCAAACTTGGCGCGCTGAACACGACGCACGCGGTCGCCCGGGCATTGAGCCGTGGTCTGATCGTGGTCTGA
- the ccrA gene encoding crotonyl-CoA carboxylase/reductase produces the protein MALDTSIAKYEAPEKDLYDVGELPPLGYVPKQMYAWAIRRERHGDPESAMLEEVVDVPVLDSQDVLVLVMAAGVNYNGVWAARGVPISPFDGHKQPYHIAGSDASGIVWAVGDKVRRWKVGDEVVVHCNQDDGDDEECNGGDPMYSSSQRIWGYETPDGSFAQFTRVQSQQLMPRPRHLTWEESACYTLTLATAYRMLFGHEPHDLKPGQNVLVWGASGGLGSYAIQLINTAGANAIGVISDESKRQFVLDLGAKGVINRKDFDCWGQLPTVSTPEYAAWFAEARKFGKAIWDITGKGVNVDMVFEHPGEATFPVSTFVVKKGGMVVICAGTSGFNLTFDVRYMWMHQKRLQGSHFAHLKQASAANKLMMERRLDPCMSEVFAWQDLPQAHTKMMRNEHKPGNMSVLVQAPITGLRTIEDALAARS, from the coding sequence ATGGCATTGGACACAAGCATCGCGAAATACGAGGCGCCCGAGAAGGACCTCTACGATGTCGGCGAACTGCCTCCGTTGGGATACGTGCCGAAGCAGATGTATGCATGGGCGATCCGTCGCGAACGCCATGGCGACCCGGAAAGCGCCATGCTGGAGGAAGTGGTGGACGTCCCCGTTCTGGATAGTCAGGACGTGCTTGTCCTGGTGATGGCCGCGGGCGTGAACTACAACGGTGTCTGGGCAGCGCGTGGCGTTCCCATCAGCCCCTTCGACGGACACAAGCAGCCCTATCACATCGCGGGGTCCGATGCTTCGGGCATCGTCTGGGCGGTCGGCGACAAGGTGAGGCGCTGGAAGGTCGGGGACGAGGTGGTGGTCCACTGCAACCAGGACGACGGCGACGACGAGGAATGCAACGGTGGCGACCCGATGTATTCCTCGAGCCAGCGGATCTGGGGATACGAGACGCCGGACGGATCGTTCGCGCAGTTCACCCGCGTACAGAGCCAGCAACTCATGCCGCGACCGCGCCACCTGACCTGGGAGGAAAGCGCCTGCTACACGCTGACGCTCGCCACCGCTTACCGGATGCTGTTCGGGCACGAGCCGCATGACCTCAAGCCCGGACAGAATGTGCTGGTCTGGGGCGCTTCCGGCGGGCTGGGATCCTACGCGATCCAGCTCATCAACACGGCCGGCGCAAATGCGATCGGGGTGATCTCCGACGAAAGCAAGCGCCAGTTCGTGCTCGACCTCGGCGCCAAGGGGGTCATCAACCGCAAGGACTTCGACTGCTGGGGCCAGCTTCCCACGGTCAGCACGCCCGAGTACGCGGCATGGTTCGCCGAGGCGCGCAAGTTTGGCAAGGCGATCTGGGACATCACCGGCAAGGGTGTGAACGTGGACATGGTCTTCGAACACCCCGGCGAGGCGACCTTCCCGGTCTCGACCTTCGTGGTCAAGAAGGGCGGCATGGTGGTGATCTGCGCCGGGACCTCAGGATTCAACCTGACCTTCGACGTGCGCTACATGTGGATGCATCAGAAGCGCCTTCAGGGCAGCCATTTCGCCCATCTCAAGCAGGCCTCCGCGGCGAACAAGCTGATGATGGAACGCCGACTCGATCCCTGCATGTCCGAGGTCTTCGCCTGGCAGGACCTGCCGCAGGCGCATACGAAGATGATGCGCAACGAGCACAAGCCGGGGAACATGTCGGTTCTGGTGCAGGCGCCGATCACCGGCCTGCGCACGATCGAGGACGCGCTGGCCGCCAGAAGCTGA